A genomic stretch from Neomonachus schauinslandi chromosome 14, ASM220157v2, whole genome shotgun sequence includes:
- the P2RX4 gene encoding P2X purinoceptor 4 isoform X2 encodes MAGCCAVLAAFLFEYDTPRIVLIRSRKVGLMNRAVQLLILAYVIGWVFVWEKGYQETDSVVSSVTTKAKGVTVTNTSTLGFRVWDVADYVIPAQEENSLFIMTNMIITVNQTQGFCPELPDKTTVCKSDANCVAGSSGTHSNGIATGRCVLFNGTVKTCEVAAWCPVEDDSHVPKPAFLKAAENFTLLVKNNIWYPKFNFSKRNILPNITTTYLKSCTYDAVTDPFCPIFRLGKIVESAGHSFQDMAIEGGIMGIQINWDCNLDRTSSLCLPSYSFRRLDTRDVDHNVSPGYNFRFAKYYSHLTGAEHRTLIKAYGIRFDIIVFGKAGKFDIIPTMINVGSGLALLGVATVLCDVIVFYCMKKRYYYREKKYKYVEDYEQGLGGEMDQ; translated from the exons ATGGCGGGCTGCTGCGCGGTGCTGGCCGCTTTCCTGTTCGAGTACGACACGCCGCGCATCGTGCTCATCCGCAGCCGTAAAGTGGGGCTCATGAACCGGGCCGTGCAGCTGCTCATCCTGGCCTACGTCATCGG GTGGGTGTTTGTGTGGGAAAAAGGctaccaagaaacagattctgtgGTCAGCTCAGTTACTACCAAAGCCAAAGGCGTGACTGTAACCAACACTTCTACACTTGGATTCCGGGTCTGGGATGTGGCGGATTATGTGATTCCAGCCCAG GAGGAAAACTCCCTCTTCATCATGACCAACATGATCATCACCGTGAACCAGACCCAGGGCTTCTGTCCTGAG cttccagatAAGACCACTGTGTGTAAATCAGATGCCAACTGTGTTGCTGGCTCTTCAGGCACCCACAGCAATG GAATTGCAACAGGAAGATGCGTGCTGTTCAATGGGACTGTGAAGACATGCGAGGTGGCAGCCTGGTGCCCAGTGGAGGATGATAGCCACGTGCCCAA ACCTGCTTTTTTAAAGGCTGCGGAAAACTTCACTCTTTTGGTTAAGAACAACATCTGGTACCCCAAATTTAATTTCAGCAA GAGGAATATTCTTCCCAACATCACCACTACCTACCTCAAATCATGCACTTATGACGCTGTAACAGATCCCTTCTGCCCCATATTCCGTCTTGGCAAAATAGTGGAGAGCGCAGGGCACAGCTTCCAGGACATGGCCATCGAG GGAGGCATCATGGGCATCCAGATCAACTGGGACTGCAACCTGGACAgaacctcctccctctgcttgcccagCTACTCCTTCCGCCGCCTGGATACCCGGGATGTGGACCACAATGTGTCCCCCGGCTACAATTTCAG GTTTGCCAAGTACTACAGTCACCTGACTGGTGCTGAGCACCGCACGCTCATCAAGGCCTATGGCATCCGCTTCGACATCATAGTGTTTGGAAAG gctgggaaatttGACATCATCCCCACCATGATCAACGTCGGCTCCGGTTTGGCGCTCTTAGGGGTG GCGACGGTGCTATGTGACGTCATAGTCTTCTACTGCATGAAGAAAAGATACTACTACCGGGAGAAGAAATACAAGTATGTGGAGGATTATGAGCAG GGTCTTGGCGGTGAGATGGACCAGTGA
- the P2RX4 gene encoding P2X purinoceptor 4 isoform X1, with the protein MAGCCAVLAAFLFEYDTPRIVLIRSRKVGLMNRAVQLLILAYVIGWVFVWEKGYQETDSVVSSVTTKAKGVTVTNTSTLGFRVWDVADYVIPAQEENSLFIMTNMIITVNQTQGFCPELPDKTTVCKSDANCVAGSSGTHSNGIATGRCVLFNGTVKTCEVAAWCPVEDDSHVPKPAFLKAAENFTLLVKNNIWYPKFNFSKRNILPNITTTYLKSCTYDAVTDPFCPIFRLGKIVESAGHSFQDMAIEGGIMGIQINWDCNLDRTSSLCLPSYSFRRLDTRDVDHNVSPGYNFRFAKYYSHLTGAEHRTLIKAYGIRFDIIVFGKVAWLPPSLGALVQTQASGLARDKGPSPHLLSAHALYHDFFFFSCHLEAGKFDIIPTMINVGSGLALLGVATVLCDVIVFYCMKKRYYYREKKYKYVEDYEQGLGGEMDQ; encoded by the exons ATGGCGGGCTGCTGCGCGGTGCTGGCCGCTTTCCTGTTCGAGTACGACACGCCGCGCATCGTGCTCATCCGCAGCCGTAAAGTGGGGCTCATGAACCGGGCCGTGCAGCTGCTCATCCTGGCCTACGTCATCGG GTGGGTGTTTGTGTGGGAAAAAGGctaccaagaaacagattctgtgGTCAGCTCAGTTACTACCAAAGCCAAAGGCGTGACTGTAACCAACACTTCTACACTTGGATTCCGGGTCTGGGATGTGGCGGATTATGTGATTCCAGCCCAG GAGGAAAACTCCCTCTTCATCATGACCAACATGATCATCACCGTGAACCAGACCCAGGGCTTCTGTCCTGAG cttccagatAAGACCACTGTGTGTAAATCAGATGCCAACTGTGTTGCTGGCTCTTCAGGCACCCACAGCAATG GAATTGCAACAGGAAGATGCGTGCTGTTCAATGGGACTGTGAAGACATGCGAGGTGGCAGCCTGGTGCCCAGTGGAGGATGATAGCCACGTGCCCAA ACCTGCTTTTTTAAAGGCTGCGGAAAACTTCACTCTTTTGGTTAAGAACAACATCTGGTACCCCAAATTTAATTTCAGCAA GAGGAATATTCTTCCCAACATCACCACTACCTACCTCAAATCATGCACTTATGACGCTGTAACAGATCCCTTCTGCCCCATATTCCGTCTTGGCAAAATAGTGGAGAGCGCAGGGCACAGCTTCCAGGACATGGCCATCGAG GGAGGCATCATGGGCATCCAGATCAACTGGGACTGCAACCTGGACAgaacctcctccctctgcttgcccagCTACTCCTTCCGCCGCCTGGATACCCGGGATGTGGACCACAATGTGTCCCCCGGCTACAATTTCAG GTTTGCCAAGTACTACAGTCACCTGACTGGTGCTGAGCACCGCACGCTCATCAAGGCCTATGGCATCCGCTTCGACATCATAGTGTTTGGAAAGGTAGCCTGGCTACCCCCTTCTCTCGGGGCTCTGGTTCAGACCCAGGCTTCTGGGTTGGCCAGAGACAAGgggccctctccccacctcttatCTGCTCATGCCCTCTATCacgactttttctttttctcctgtcatttggaggctgggaaatttGACATCATCCCCACCATGATCAACGTCGGCTCCGGTTTGGCGCTCTTAGGGGTG GCGACGGTGCTATGTGACGTCATAGTCTTCTACTGCATGAAGAAAAGATACTACTACCGGGAGAAGAAATACAAGTATGTGGAGGATTATGAGCAG GGTCTTGGCGGTGAGATGGACCAGTGA
- the P2RX4 gene encoding P2X purinoceptor 4 isoform X3: MAGCCAVLAAFLFEYDTPRIVLIRSRKVGLMNRAVQLLILAYVIGWVFVWEKGYQETDSVVSSVTTKAKGVTVTNTSTLGFRVWDVADYVIPAQEENSLFIMTNMIITVNQTQGFCPELPDKTTVCKSDANCVAGSSGTHSNGIATGRCVLFNGTVKTCEVAAWCPVEDDSHVPKPAFLKAAENFTLLVKNNIWYPKFNFSKRNILPNITTTYLKSCTYDAVTDPFCPIFRLGKIVESAGHSFQDMAIEGGIMGIQINWDCNLDRTSSLCLPSYSFRRLDTRDVDHNVSPGYNFRFAKYYSHLTGAEHRTLIKAYGIRFDIIVFGKAGKFDIIPTMINVGSGLALLGVGLGGEMDQ; this comes from the exons ATGGCGGGCTGCTGCGCGGTGCTGGCCGCTTTCCTGTTCGAGTACGACACGCCGCGCATCGTGCTCATCCGCAGCCGTAAAGTGGGGCTCATGAACCGGGCCGTGCAGCTGCTCATCCTGGCCTACGTCATCGG GTGGGTGTTTGTGTGGGAAAAAGGctaccaagaaacagattctgtgGTCAGCTCAGTTACTACCAAAGCCAAAGGCGTGACTGTAACCAACACTTCTACACTTGGATTCCGGGTCTGGGATGTGGCGGATTATGTGATTCCAGCCCAG GAGGAAAACTCCCTCTTCATCATGACCAACATGATCATCACCGTGAACCAGACCCAGGGCTTCTGTCCTGAG cttccagatAAGACCACTGTGTGTAAATCAGATGCCAACTGTGTTGCTGGCTCTTCAGGCACCCACAGCAATG GAATTGCAACAGGAAGATGCGTGCTGTTCAATGGGACTGTGAAGACATGCGAGGTGGCAGCCTGGTGCCCAGTGGAGGATGATAGCCACGTGCCCAA ACCTGCTTTTTTAAAGGCTGCGGAAAACTTCACTCTTTTGGTTAAGAACAACATCTGGTACCCCAAATTTAATTTCAGCAA GAGGAATATTCTTCCCAACATCACCACTACCTACCTCAAATCATGCACTTATGACGCTGTAACAGATCCCTTCTGCCCCATATTCCGTCTTGGCAAAATAGTGGAGAGCGCAGGGCACAGCTTCCAGGACATGGCCATCGAG GGAGGCATCATGGGCATCCAGATCAACTGGGACTGCAACCTGGACAgaacctcctccctctgcttgcccagCTACTCCTTCCGCCGCCTGGATACCCGGGATGTGGACCACAATGTGTCCCCCGGCTACAATTTCAG GTTTGCCAAGTACTACAGTCACCTGACTGGTGCTGAGCACCGCACGCTCATCAAGGCCTATGGCATCCGCTTCGACATCATAGTGTTTGGAAAG gctgggaaatttGACATCATCCCCACCATGATCAACGTCGGCTCCGGTTTGGCGCTCTTAGGGGTG GGTCTTGGCGGTGAGATGGACCAGTGA